A single region of the Candidatus Woesearchaeota archaeon genome encodes:
- a CDS encoding homospermidine synthase — translation MKTKFNNKILVIGYGSVSQCTMPILFDHFDVDPKKVTVIDFENKKKAIKPLTEKGVNFYQQRITQDNLDSILSQHLDKGGLLIDLGWNIGACDIIRWSHNHNVKYINTSVEQWDSVGEIFTKTPYEKSLYFRQMLLRDMTKSWPNNSATAIVDHGANPGLISHFTKQGLLDIAKKVVNQAGKTRTRMINEVINYADRLDFANLARTLGVKVIHCSERDTQITNKPKQVNEFVGTWSIEGLREEGTAPAEMGWGTHEKELPKNAIVPQVGPRNQIMLAQMGINTLVRSYVPNYEIIGMVIRHGEAFGISDRLTVRDKDKNAIYRPTVHYAYMPCDETISSLHELRARNYNLQEKLRIMSDEIIQGEDILGALIMGHKYNSWWTGSILDIKEARKLLPGQNATTIQVALGVISAADWAIKNPNKGLCLPDDLPHDYVLDITMPYLGKFISEPYDWTPLQNRPVYFKENSANLPDTTDPWQFRNFRLPM, via the coding sequence GTGAAAACAAAATTTAATAACAAAATTCTAGTAATTGGTTATGGTTCAGTCTCACAATGTACAATGCCTATTCTTTTTGATCATTTTGATGTGGATCCCAAAAAAGTAACTGTTATAGATTTTGAAAACAAAAAAAAGGCTATAAAACCTTTAACAGAAAAAGGAGTAAATTTTTACCAACAAAGAATAACTCAAGATAACCTAGATTCAATTCTATCTCAACATTTAGATAAGGGCGGATTATTAATTGATTTAGGTTGGAATATCGGTGCCTGTGATATTATTAGATGGAGCCACAATCATAATGTCAAATATATTAACACCTCAGTTGAACAATGGGATTCAGTTGGAGAAATATTCACAAAAACACCTTATGAAAAATCATTATATTTTAGACAAATGTTATTAAGAGATATGACTAAATCCTGGCCAAATAATTCTGCAACTGCAATTGTTGATCACGGTGCAAATCCTGGTTTAATTTCTCATTTTACTAAGCAAGGATTATTGGATATTGCTAAAAAAGTTGTCAATCAAGCTGGTAAAACCAGAACAAGAATGATTAATGAAGTTATAAATTATGCTGATAGATTAGACTTTGCAAACCTAGCAAGAACTTTAGGTGTAAAAGTTATTCATTGCAGTGAAAGAGACACACAAATAACAAACAAACCCAAACAAGTTAATGAATTTGTTGGAACTTGGAGTATTGAAGGATTAAGAGAAGAGGGAACTGCACCCGCAGAAATGGGTTGGGGAACACATGAAAAAGAATTACCTAAAAATGCAATTGTGCCTCAAGTGGGTCCAAGAAATCAGATTATGCTTGCACAAATGGGAATAAACACTTTAGTAAGATCTTATGTTCCAAATTATGAAATTATAGGTATGGTTATTAGACATGGTGAAGCCTTTGGAATCTCAGATAGATTAACTGTTAGAGACAAAGATAAAAATGCTATCTACAGACCAACCGTACATTATGCATATATGCCTTGTGATGAAACCATAAGTTCATTGCACGAATTAAGAGCTAGAAATTATAATCTTCAAGAAAAATTAAGAATAATGAGCGATGAAATTATCCAAGGTGAAGATATACTTGGTGCTTTAATAATGGGACACAAATATAATTCATGGTGGACAGGAAGTATATTAGATATTAAAGAAGCAAGAAAATTACTTCCAGGACAAAATGCAACAACTATTCAAGTTGCTCTAGGTGTAATCTCTGCAGCAGATTGGGCAATTAAAAATCCTAATAAAGGTTTATGTCTTCCAGATGATTTACCTCACGATTATGTTCTAGATATTACCATGCCTTATCTGGGTAAATTTATTTCAGAACCTTATGACTGGACACCTTTACAAAATAGACCTGTTTACTTTAAAGAAAATTCAGCAAACCTACCTGATACAACAGATCCATGGCAATTTAGAAATTTTAGACTGCCAATGTAA
- a CDS encoding type III PLP-dependent enzyme, with protein sequence MEQKEIKKIEKIAKKNGIHHIDGTSILIIDHDKIRYNFKRFTSHLPRVQPYYAVKANSLPEIVKTIYDLGGSFDVASYQEFLLINRLIKNLPLEERQNFIWEKIIYAHPIKNEGTLNKLNRYKPLIVYDNEIELKKIKKYAPNAGLILRIWSPNTGSVVELSNKFGAEKSEAVNLIAKAIDSGLTVEGLSFHVGSQCLNSVNYTTSLENAYNIFEEADSRSYKIGHLGHGDRKRILDIGGGFPVRYNGKEKRFKKITELLNNSFDRLFSEKEFEIIAEPGRFMVANSATLVAKIIGKATRRGKTSYYINDGVYHTFSGQLFDHINYTLKSFKKGPQEISTIFGQTCDGFDVQSQATLLPDLDLGDLVYAESMGAYTNASSTYFNGFPPAKIIHINQ encoded by the coding sequence ATGGAACAAAAAGAGATTAAGAAAATAGAAAAAATTGCCAAAAAAAATGGAATACATCATATAGATGGAACTTCTATTCTTATTATAGATCATGATAAAATAAGATACAATTTTAAAAGATTTACATCTCATCTTCCAAGAGTGCAACCTTACTATGCAGTTAAAGCAAACTCTTTGCCAGAAATAGTTAAAACAATTTATGATCTGGGTGGAAGTTTTGATGTTGCATCTTATCAAGAATTCTTATTAATAAATAGATTAATTAAAAATCTCCCTTTAGAAGAAAGACAAAATTTTATCTGGGAAAAGATTATTTATGCTCACCCTATAAAAAATGAAGGAACCTTAAACAAATTAAATAGATACAAACCTCTGATAGTCTATGATAATGAGATAGAATTAAAAAAAATTAAAAAATACGCGCCTAATGCAGGATTAATTTTAAGAATTTGGTCTCCAAATACTGGTTCAGTTGTAGAACTATCTAATAAATTTGGTGCAGAAAAATCAGAAGCAGTTAATTTAATTGCAAAGGCAATAGATTCGGGTTTAACAGTAGAAGGACTAAGTTTTCATGTAGGAAGTCAATGTCTTAATTCTGTAAATTATACAACTTCTTTAGAAAATGCTTATAATATTTTTGAAGAAGCAGACTCAAGAAGTTATAAAATAGGTCACTTAGGACATGGAGATAGAAAAAGAATTTTAGATATAGGTGGAGGATTTCCAGTAAGATATAATGGTAAAGAAAAACGTTTCAAAAAGATTACTGAACTTTTAAATAATAGTTTTGACAGACTTTTTTCAGAAAAAGAATTCGAAATAATTGCAGAGCCTGGTAGATTTATGGTTGCAAATTCTGCGACTTTGGTTGCAAAGATTATAGGCAAAGCCACAAGAAGAGGTAAAACAAGTTATTATATTAATGATGGTGTCTATCACACATTCTCCGGTCAGTTATTTGATCATATTAATTATACTTTAAAATCATTTAAAAAAGGACCACAAGAAATATCTACAATATTTGGCCAAACTTGTGATGGTTTTGATGTTCAAAGCCAAGCCACATTGTTACCAGATTTAGATTTAGGAGATTTAGTTTACGCAGAAAGTATGGGGGCATATACTAATGCTTCAAGTACATACTTCAATGGATTCCCTCCTGCAAAGATTATACATATAAATCAATAG
- a CDS encoding MarR family transcriptional regulator codes for MKTKGIGIVILGMAILMLSLVIMFNRALTQIVNTSCSHGDTCPMWGTLDFYTNLSLGLIIAIILIGLFLVFLKDNSVLNRLFNTEKLKSHKPLSLEESQIIKLITESNGSIFQSEIVEKTNMPKVKISRILDRLEGHGLIERKRRGMTNMVLLKH; via the coding sequence ATGAAAACAAAAGGTATTGGAATTGTAATTTTGGGAATGGCTATACTTATGTTGAGTTTAGTTATTATGTTTAACCGCGCCCTAACGCAGATAGTCAATACTTCATGTTCTCATGGAGATACCTGTCCTATGTGGGGAACTCTTGATTTTTATACTAATTTAAGTCTCGGCTTGATTATTGCAATAATATTAATAGGTTTATTCTTAGTCTTCCTTAAAGATAATTCTGTGCTTAATAGACTTTTTAATACTGAAAAATTAAAATCTCATAAACCCCTTTCTTTAGAAGAATCTCAAATTATTAAGTTAATAACAGAATCAAATGGATCAATCTTTCAATCTGAAATTGTAGAAAAAACTAATATGCCTAAAGTTAAGATATCTAGGATTTTAGATAGATTGGAAGGGCATGGCTTAATAGAAAGAAAAAGAAGAGGAATGACAAATATGGTTCTTTTAAAGCACTGA
- a CDS encoding sulfite exporter TauE/SafE family protein, translating to MTKRKFKIKGMHCKSCEKIIENILHKNKNIKSVKIDYVTETGEILYNSDKLSEDKILKLISQAGYEGSILDEESSDRKGLSTYLRGIIAIIGILVAGYFILGLTDKISLPQISQNMSYGLLFLVGILTGFHCIAMCGGFVVSYTTKDAQEGRTSYKSHLLYGLGKTVSYTLIGASFGFLGSIITFTPLMRGVAGIIAGLFLIIFGINMLGLFSSLRVIRFKMPSFVSKFVGVQSKEHNKSPLIIGLLNGLMIACGPLQAIYIMAAGTGSWLEGAKLLFVFALGTLPVMIGFGFFTSFISSKATQKILKISGALVIILGLIMLNTGLALTGQGYDARTLVTSISPKTTTSASSNNIAIQKNGYQEIRMDVISSGWSPNKFILKKGVPVKWIITGKELTSCNNAIQVPKLGLKFNIKKGEQIIEFTPTESGSIPWSCWMGMIQGTFIVKDNIDITKSVELNQELAKVNIPKARGCGCGG from the coding sequence ATGACAAAAAGAAAATTTAAAATCAAGGGCATGCATTGTAAAAGTTGTGAGAAAATTATAGAAAATATTCTCCATAAAAATAAAAATATTAAATCAGTTAAAATTGATTATGTAACTGAAACAGGAGAAATATTATACAATTCAGATAAATTAAGCGAAGACAAAATTCTAAAACTCATATCTCAAGCAGGTTATGAAGGCTCAATTTTAGATGAAGAATCAAGTGATAGAAAAGGATTAAGCACATACTTAAGAGGTATAATTGCGATTATTGGGATTTTAGTTGCAGGTTATTTTATTTTAGGATTAACTGATAAAATTTCACTTCCTCAAATAAGCCAAAATATGAGTTATGGATTATTATTCCTTGTAGGAATTCTTACAGGATTTCATTGTATTGCTATGTGCGGAGGATTTGTAGTTAGTTATACTACAAAAGATGCTCAAGAAGGAAGAACTTCTTACAAATCTCATTTGTTATATGGTTTAGGAAAAACAGTATCCTATACTTTAATAGGTGCTTCATTTGGTTTTTTGGGTTCAATAATTACTTTTACTCCTCTAATGAGAGGAGTTGCAGGAATAATAGCTGGTTTATTTTTAATTATTTTTGGTATTAATATGTTGGGTTTGTTTTCTAGTTTGAGAGTGATAAGATTTAAGATGCCTTCATTTGTTAGCAAATTTGTTGGTGTGCAATCTAAAGAGCATAACAAGAGCCCATTAATTATTGGTTTGTTAAATGGTTTGATGATAGCCTGCGGACCATTACAAGCAATATATATTATGGCTGCAGGAACAGGCAGTTGGTTAGAAGGTGCAAAGTTATTATTTGTATTTGCTTTAGGAACACTACCTGTAATGATTGGATTTGGTTTTTTTACTAGTTTTATTTCTAGTAAAGCTACCCAAAAAATTCTAAAAATTTCTGGTGCATTAGTGATTATTTTAGGTTTGATTATGCTAAATACTGGATTAGCGCTAACTGGTCAAGGTTATGATGCAAGAACTTTAGTAACTAGTATATCTCCTAAAACTACTACTTCTGCATCATCAAATAATATTGCAATCCAGAAAAATGGCTATCAAGAAATAAGGATGGATGTTATTTCCTCTGGATGGTCACCCAATAAATTTATTCTAAAAAAAGGTGTTCCTGTAAAATGGATAATAACTGGAAAAGAACTTACTAGCTGTAATAATGCTATACAAGTTCCAAAATTAGGATTAAAATTTAATATTAAAAAAGGTGAACAAATAATAGAGTTTACACCTACAGAATCAGGAAGTATACCTTGGAGTTGTTGGATGGGTATGATACAAGGAACATTTATTGTCAAAGATAATATTGACATAACTAAGAGCGTAGAACTTAATCAAGAATTAGCAAAGGTTAATATCCCTAAGGCACGTGGTTGTGGTTGTGGAGGATAA
- a CDS encoding copper-translocating P-type ATPase — protein sequence MKKINISIRGMHCQSCVTLITQKLEKMEGIKNVNVNFATEKAAIEFNESKIDENSIIKVIASLGYKAEIATELNADKEEFKRKKEIKKLKNLLALSLIFSFPAFIIGMVLMWFGVDIPYRNFILFLLATPIQFIVGWGIYKSAFGALRNKTANMDTLIALGTSAAYFYSVYVIFFESMADQYFEAAAILITFVILGRYLEAIAKGKTSEAIKKLLNLSPKIATVIRDGKEIKIKVDDVIVGDIIIVRPGEKVPVDGNIIEGSSTIDESMITGESIPIDKKIGDLVIGATINKYGTFKFKATKVGADTTLSQIIKLIEDAQGKKAPIQRFADKVSAYFVPIIIIIALTAFSVWYFIVGAEFSFSLIIAVSVLVIACPCALGLATPTAIMVGTGKGAEKGILIKGGDALETAHKLYAIVFDKTGTLTIGKPVVTDIISASGNINSTLILELAAGIEQYSEHPLGQAILNYTNEKKINFDSAKNFKAIPGHGVEGIYKNKMLIVGKPEYIKTIGDLSLIQNKIISLEEQGKTVVVVYYNKQVYGCIAIADTPREDSVLAVRALQQSNIFVYMITGDNKRTANAIAKQLGVNRVIAEVLPQDKASKVRELQKYGKVAMVGDGINDAPALAQADIGIAIGSGTDVAMETGNIVLMNNKTTDVVRAIKLSRMTMHKIKQNMFWALFYNSLGIPIAAGVLYPFTGWLLSPIIAGAAMALSSVSVVVNTLFMKRKRI from the coding sequence ATGAAAAAAATAAACATTTCAATTAGAGGTATGCATTGCCAAAGTTGTGTTACATTAATTACCCAAAAATTAGAAAAGATGGAGGGTATTAAAAATGTAAATGTCAACTTCGCTACTGAAAAAGCAGCAATAGAATTTAATGAAAGTAAAATTGATGAAAATTCTATTATAAAGGTAATAGCTAGCTTAGGTTATAAGGCAGAAATTGCAACAGAGCTTAATGCAGATAAAGAAGAATTTAAAAGAAAAAAAGAAATTAAAAAATTAAAAAATCTTCTTGCATTAAGTCTTATTTTTTCATTTCCTGCTTTTATAATTGGAATGGTTTTAATGTGGTTTGGAGTAGATATTCCTTATAGAAATTTTATTTTATTTCTCTTAGCGACACCTATTCAGTTTATAGTTGGTTGGGGGATATATAAAAGTGCGTTTGGTGCATTAAGAAACAAAACTGCTAATATGGATACGCTTATTGCGTTAGGAACAAGCGCAGCTTATTTTTACAGTGTTTATGTGATTTTCTTTGAGTCAATGGCAGACCAATATTTTGAAGCTGCAGCAATTTTAATTACTTTTGTTATACTTGGAAGATATTTAGAAGCAATTGCAAAAGGAAAAACCAGTGAAGCTATAAAAAAACTTCTGAATCTTTCACCCAAGATTGCAACTGTAATTAGAGATGGAAAAGAAATAAAAATTAAAGTTGATGATGTTATAGTAGGAGACATAATAATCGTTCGACCAGGTGAAAAAGTTCCAGTCGATGGAAATATAATTGAAGGTTCTTCTACAATTGATGAGAGTATGATTACTGGTGAAAGTATACCTATAGATAAAAAAATAGGTGATTTAGTTATTGGTGCAACAATAAATAAATATGGAACATTTAAATTTAAAGCAACTAAAGTTGGAGCAGATACAACTCTTTCGCAAATTATAAAATTAATAGAAGATGCTCAAGGTAAAAAAGCACCCATTCAAAGATTTGCAGATAAAGTTTCAGCTTATTTTGTTCCTATAATCATAATAATTGCTTTAACTGCGTTTTCAGTGTGGTATTTTATAGTGGGTGCAGAATTTTCATTTTCATTAATAATAGCGGTTTCCGTTTTAGTTATAGCCTGTCCTTGTGCTCTTGGTCTTGCTACTCCTACAGCTATTATGGTGGGTACAGGTAAGGGTGCAGAAAAAGGAATTTTAATTAAAGGCGGAGATGCCTTAGAAACTGCGCACAAACTTTATGCAATTGTTTTTGATAAAACGGGTACATTAACAATAGGTAAACCTGTGGTTACAGATATAATAAGTGCAAGTGGAAATATAAATTCAACTTTAATTTTAGAACTTGCTGCAGGAATAGAACAATATAGTGAGCATCCATTAGGACAAGCAATTTTAAATTATACAAATGAAAAAAAGATAAACTTTGATAGTGCTAAAAATTTCAAAGCAATTCCTGGTCATGGAGTTGAAGGAATTTATAAAAATAAAATGTTAATTGTTGGCAAACCCGAGTACATAAAAACAATTGGAGATTTAAGTTTAATTCAAAATAAAATTATTTCACTTGAAGAGCAAGGAAAAACTGTTGTAGTAGTCTATTATAATAAACAAGTTTATGGTTGTATTGCAATTGCAGATACACCAAGGGAAGATTCTGTGCTTGCAGTAAGAGCTCTTCAACAAAGCAATATTTTTGTTTATATGATTACTGGAGATAATAAAAGAACTGCAAATGCTATTGCCAAACAGTTGGGAGTTAATCGTGTAATTGCAGAAGTCCTACCTCAAGACAAAGCAAGTAAGGTGCGTGAACTTCAAAAATATGGAAAAGTAGCAATGGTAGGAGATGGAATAAACGATGCTCCTGCATTAGCTCAAGCAGATATAGGAATAGCTATTGGTTCTGGTACAGATGTTGCAATGGAAACTGGAAACATAGTTTTAATGAATAACAAAACGACTGATGTAGTTAGAGCCATAAAATTAAGTAGAATGACTATGCACAAAATTAAACAAAATATGTTTTGGGCATTATTCTATAACTCTTTAGGTATACCTATTGCAGCGGGAGTACTCTATCCCTTTACTGGCTGGCTTTTAAGTCCAATTATTGCAGGTGCAGCAATGGCTTTGAGTTCAGTGAGTGTAGTTGTTAATACTTTATTTATGAAACGAAAAAGAATTTAA
- a CDS encoding TPM domain-containing protein, whose product MKYKYYLLFALIFSVSFSIVLAEEKIQAKTFVNDYANIIDESTESQLNQILNEIYNSGTAEYSIVTINSLEGKDIESYALNLAQNNLGDKTKNNGLLLLVAVEDRQYRFEVGRGLEQYLTDLESSYIGRDYIETNFKNQDYNKGILDSTLEIQKILFGEIPPINKAEQKVNFKPLIFIIIFFIIFILSMFYKIWIFKQYNKKMKDKKYFKAAKNATIFFGGWGIGRSMGGSPGGIGSDGFGGFGGGSFGGGGASGRW is encoded by the coding sequence ATGAAATATAAGTACTACTTACTATTTGCTTTAATCTTCTCAGTCTCATTTTCAATAGTTCTAGCAGAGGAAAAGATTCAAGCAAAAACCTTTGTAAATGATTATGCGAATATAATTGATGAATCTACAGAATCGCAATTAAATCAAATTTTAAATGAAATTTATAATTCAGGAACTGCAGAATATTCGATTGTAACTATAAATTCTTTAGAAGGGAAAGATATAGAATCTTATGCTTTAAACCTTGCACAAAATAATCTTGGTGATAAAACCAAAAATAATGGTTTATTACTTTTAGTTGCAGTTGAAGATAGACAATATCGATTTGAAGTTGGAAGAGGTTTAGAACAATATTTAACAGATTTAGAATCTTCTTATATTGGTAGAGATTATATTGAAACTAATTTTAAAAATCAAGACTATAACAAAGGAATATTAGATTCAACTTTAGAAATTCAAAAAATTCTTTTTGGAGAAATTCCACCAATAAATAAAGCAGAACAAAAGGTGAATTTTAAACCTTTAATTTTTATCATAATCTTTTTCATAATCTTTATACTTTCAATGTTCTATAAGATTTGGATTTTCAAACAATATAATAAAAAAATGAAAGATAAAAAATATTTCAAAGCTGCAAAGAATGCAACAATTTTCTTTGGTGGGTGGGGTATTGGCAGAAGTATGGGTGGTTCTCCTGGTGGAATAGGTTCTGATGGTTTTGGAGGATTTGGTGGAGGGAGCTTTGGCGGTGGAGGTGCTTCAGGAAGATGGTAA
- a CDS encoding zf-TFIIB domain-containing protein, which yields MVKSKKVKKIKCKEQLLLCPRCNIHMKKLIKKDVIIDVCPNCKGMWVDAGELEKLAEMNL from the coding sequence ATGGTAAAATCAAAAAAGGTTAAAAAAATCAAGTGTAAAGAACAATTATTATTATGTCCAAGATGTAATATTCATATGAAAAAGTTAATTAAGAAGGATGTAATAATAGATGTATGCCCTAATTGTAAAGGTATGTGGGTTGATGCAGGAGAATTAGAAAAACTCGCAGAAATGAATCTTTAA
- a CDS encoding LemA family protein, with the protein MKKSSEKKKMSRNSIILIIVGIILVLWVASSYNGLVKLDEGVNGAWGNVQSAYQRRLDLIPNIIASVKGSAEFESEMQTKIASLRSGIGSATTPAEIDLMGQKINTAISLVYENYPQIKSTEGFRTLEVSLEGTENRIKTERDLYNAAVKAYNIKVRKVPSNIVAGIFNFDIKDMFKADEGAEKAPSVKEILAE; encoded by the coding sequence ATGAAAAAAAGTTCAGAAAAAAAGAAAATGAGTAGAAATTCAATAATTCTAATTATTGTAGGAATAATTTTAGTTTTATGGGTTGCAAGTTCATATAATGGGTTAGTAAAATTAGATGAAGGTGTAAATGGTGCATGGGGAAATGTTCAATCTGCTTATCAAAGAAGATTAGATTTAATTCCAAATATAATAGCTTCTGTCAAAGGTTCAGCTGAATTCGAAAGTGAGATGCAAACAAAAATTGCCTCATTAAGATCAGGAATTGGCTCAGCAACAACACCTGCAGAAATTGATTTAATGGGACAAAAAATTAACACTGCTATTAGTTTAGTTTATGAAAATTATCCTCAAATAAAATCAACAGAAGGATTTAGAACTCTAGAAGTCTCTTTAGAAGGTACAGAAAATAGAATTAAGACTGAGAGAGATCTTTACAACGCAGCTGTTAAAGCTTATAATATCAAAGTAAGAAAAGTTCCTTCAAATATTGTAGCTGGAATATTTAACTTTGATATAAAAGATATGTTTAAAGCAGATGAAGGCGCTGAAAAAGCCCCAAGTGTTAAAGAGATTTTAGCAGAGTAA
- a CDS encoding SIMPL domain-containing protein (The SIMPL domain is named for its presence in mouse protein SIMPL (signalling molecule that associates with mouse pelle-like kinase). Bacterial member BP26, from Brucella, was shown to assemble into a channel-like structure, while YggE from E. coli has been associated with resistance to oxidative stress.) yields the protein MKKTFILSIIILASLSLVLTGCGEEKGVIESSGASELTYTPDMVELSVGYAILKPTAQEAQSSASEVTNKIIQGLKSLNIPESNIKTESLSLYEEKDWSNGQKSLGWRSNQIIKIKSYDLTQAGTIIDNSVSNGANQINYISFGFKPETEVKYKQDAIKEAIKNAQTKAESMAQGLNSKLGKIKSVSESNYYYSPRMYALESADLAKASGQASSVLPGEVAVTANVVVVYYIK from the coding sequence ATGAAAAAAACATTTATTTTAAGCATTATAATATTAGCATCACTGTCTTTAGTTTTAACAGGTTGCGGTGAAGAAAAAGGAGTAATAGAATCTTCAGGTGCATCAGAATTAACTTACACACCTGATATGGTTGAACTTTCAGTAGGTTATGCAATTCTAAAGCCAACAGCACAAGAAGCACAATCTTCGGCTTCAGAAGTTACAAATAAAATTATCCAAGGATTAAAATCATTAAATATCCCAGAATCAAACATAAAAACAGAATCTCTAAGTTTATATGAAGAAAAAGATTGGTCAAATGGTCAAAAATCTTTGGGTTGGAGATCCAATCAAATAATAAAAATAAAATCTTATGATTTAACACAAGCAGGAACTATTATAGATAATTCAGTTAGTAATGGTGCAAATCAAATAAATTATATTTCATTTGGATTTAAACCAGAAACAGAAGTAAAATACAAACAAGATGCAATCAAAGAAGCAATAAAAAATGCTCAAACAAAAGCAGAATCAATGGCACAAGGATTAAATTCTAAACTTGGAAAAATAAAATCAGTTTCAGAATCCAACTATTACTACAGTCCAAGAATGTATGCATTAGAATCTGCAGATTTAGCAAAAGCATCAGGTCAGGCATCTTCAGTTCTTCCAGGAGAAGTTGCTGTAACTGCCAATGTAGTGGTTGTCTATTATATTAAATAG
- a CDS encoding radical SAM protein: MSLQQFDIQKKILWHTDRLNSWLKDETVYPITIEIDPSNACNESCIWCCWEDHRKGADVMDKELLEKIIKNLAKVGIKGLIWTGGGEPLVNKYTVEYMKLARDLGMENGMFTNGILMTPEKIPTIVECCTWIRISLGTATSDTFKKCHGTADFEKIIENIKEFVRVRKNMNKTISIGLSMMVHPDNYHELYEEAKLAKKLGVDYFQGKPLNQIGSENSEWWNNEVVPLFKKAKKSLEDENFKILTSQYTQDKYGEKGTEFIEAITPSLSACEEDKKCYVHNFVTAITADGNVAFCKNLRDKEEFIIGNLKTQNFEELWNGEKRKKIIEKINANKCGVFCQNGKLNELLRYMKKPDGSKHPNFL; encoded by the coding sequence ATGAGTTTACAACAATTCGATATACAAAAGAAAATATTGTGGCATACAGATAGATTAAACTCTTGGTTAAAAGATGAAACTGTTTATCCAATTACTATTGAAATTGATCCAAGTAATGCTTGTAATGAAAGTTGCATTTGGTGCTGTTGGGAAGATCATAGAAAAGGTGCAGATGTAATGGACAAAGAGTTACTTGAAAAAATAATTAAAAATCTGGCAAAAGTAGGGATTAAAGGTCTTATATGGACAGGTGGTGGAGAACCACTTGTAAATAAATATACTGTTGAATATATGAAACTTGCACGGGATCTTGGTATGGAAAATGGTATGTTTACTAATGGAATTTTAATGACTCCTGAAAAAATACCCACTATTGTTGAATGTTGCACTTGGATAAGAATAAGTCTTGGTACTGCAACTTCAGATACTTTTAAAAAATGTCATGGAACTGCTGATTTTGAAAAAATAATTGAAAATATAAAAGAGTTTGTAAGAGTAAGAAAAAACATGAATAAAACTATCTCTATAGGCTTAAGCATGATGGTTCATCCAGACAATTATCATGAACTTTACGAGGAAGCTAAACTTGCAAAAAAATTAGGTGTGGATTATTTTCAAGGTAAGCCCTTAAATCAAATTGGTTCTGAAAATTCAGAATGGTGGAATAATGAGGTTGTTCCATTATTTAAAAAAGCGAAAAAAAGTTTGGAAGATGAAAACTTTAAAATTTTAACTTCTCAATATACGCAAGATAAATATGGAGAAAAAGGTACAGAATTTATAGAGGCTATAACACCCTCTTTAAGTGCTTGTGAAGAAGATAAAAAATGTTATGTACATAATTTTGTTACCGCAATTACTGCTGATGGTAATGTTGCATTTTGTAAAAATCTTAGAGATAAAGAAGAATTTATAATTGGAAATTTAAAAACTCAAAATTTTGAAGAATTATGGAATGGTGAAAAGAGAAAAAAAATAATTGAAAAAATAAATGCCAACAAATGTGGCGTTTTTTGCCAAAATGGAAAACTAAATGAATTGCTCAGGTATATGAAAAAACCTGATGGTTCAAAACATCCTAATTTCTTATGA